atacatgattttaaaaacttcCCTCCCATGGGAAACATTCAGAAAAATGGGCATCATTAATGTGAAGCTCAGCGTTCCCACAAACTGAAACATCTATCTGAACAGCACATGAAAAGGACAGTTAGGGGCCCAAAACAGGAGCATTTGCTTCTCATTGGCTGAGTCAGCAGTCTTCTTCATTCACGGTGACTAAACACAGGACAGGAAATGCCCAGTAACATTTCTGAATTCTTGTCTGTCTCCCCTCATTTGTGAGTCTAGCAATTTTGGAAATAAACATtagtttattccattttttttcatttttaagtctaGATTATGGCTGTGTGCCCCTGATTGTTGTTAGCCAGACACTGTTATAATCACTTGGGATAATCAACGGTGTGAATGAGATCCTGCTTCCAGAATGAGGACAGAATAAGTCACAGCCTAGGGTAATGCTAAATGTGATAGCAGTATGCACAGGGCTGGAGAATGAACAGAGCAATTCCAACAACAGAAGAAGccactgaagagagagagggagagagagggagagagagagagagagaggagagagagagagagaggagagagagaggggggaataaaaatataaacatagaaATGATATAAAGTAACTGTAGTCAGTTCTTATTTTAACCATCTCTGTATGCATTGTATGTGTTAAATATGTTTCGAGTAACAGCACACAGTAGTGACTGGCTTTTAACAAATGTTCCTTTCCCCAGTTACCTGGATCCTCATTGGCTGCTTTGCCTAGGGGAAGAGAAGCCTAGAAAGTCTTCTTTACCCAGGAGGACTGTTAGGGAATgactcttctggcctttgtgcaTACATGTTAAGCAGGATCACTAAGTTTTTGCATGAACTTgcttctttattgttattttgaaacaaggtctcatatagtctaagctggccttaaacttgctgtATAGTAGAGggtaactttgaacttctgatctttttgCCTCTGTGTCCCATGTGTTGGGGCTACGAGTATACCACAATACTTGGCTAAAAGTAACACTTACAGGACCTTGTTTTATAATACTAAGGACTTTgtacatggtaggcaagtgctttactaatGAGCTAAACTTCAGCCTGAAGCAGCCGCAGCTGCCACCACCTTCTCCTTTCTAAGGAAAACAAGTCTAGGCAAATGAGAGCTTATTGATACAATCCACTCTTTCATCACATTGCCAGCTGCTCTTCTGCATATAGGATGTCAGACCTAACATCAGAGACATCAGTCTCAAAAGTCCCAGCCCTCCACTTTGTGGCCTTCCTTACCTCTCCATAACTGCTTTCTTATCTCtctcatttttcaagacaagttttcctctgggtagccttggctgtcctggaacttactctgtagaacaggctgtcctcagatttgcaaagatctgtctatctctgcctcccaagtgctgggattaaaggctgctcCGCCATCACCTAGCTTCTGCtttgtaatttataaaataatacctATCTTAGTGGTTACAGAGGAGTACATGACATCTGGTATTATAGTATCTGTTAAATAGAAACACAgtttacagttttttttaaagaagtatgtAAGTAATTTggaatcttgaaaaataaacatatttatttgaTTTGTACATCTTACTACCAATTGCTATTTCTTATTACTGCTTTCCCTTTTATAACATTCTAGAAATTACAAACACCATTTAGGTTCTTTCCCAGACATGTAGTTCTGGGAAAGTTCATAATTGTTCATAATTGTTCATGTTGTTAGGAGTAAATCCATAACATCTTtgaattgaaattttaattttacccaaaaatgaaggaaatggagCTCACTGGAAATGAAAAGCAGAACTCCCAAACTTAACTGTATTTGAATTTCAGTTcaaaacatttgtatttttccaCACTGTGATCAACTTATTCTTTATGCATCTTTGTTAAGTGTTTTTATTGatggatttgtgtgtgtatctgtgtaaatgtatttcatatgtgtatGGTGGATACCTGCAGAAGCtggaggagggtgtcagatcccttggagctggagttataggtggttaatGTGGGTGCTCGGACCTGTAGTCAGAGTTTACTTTGTACCGTCTTGCTCCAAATAATGACActaagacttcttattaattatgaacctctctgccccaaagaaacatgcagatgctatatatattagttatgaatactgtTGGCCATAGGCTATGGTtacttattagctagctctgacttaattattaactcatttctataaatctaagtatttccacatggtcttctcttactggaggAAAGTTCCAGGCCTTTTACTTCATTGATGTCTACATtgcaaagagagaagagagctatttcctgcttgtccctgcttattttgccctgctatgtcacttcctgggatctcaaaaatggctcctctctgcctgcaCTTCCctgagtcctccttgtttccctattggccaacattgttttattcatctaccaataagacaaacatatacacagaaagacattccccatcaatgaacgctcagcctatagctcaggcttgttcctagctagttcttataacttaagttaacccatgtctattaatCTGCGTCCTGACAGGTGGCTCATGGCTATTAACTGCTCttcctgcatgtcctgcttctTCACAGGCTCACTGGCGACCCTTATGAGCCTTatatcctcctcttcctttatCTCCCTGGAAATCCCTTGAATACACCCTGCCTaaatattggccattcagctttttattacaccagtcacagcaatacaccttcacacagtgtacaaatatctcatAACACGAACCTAACTCAGGCCctctcaagagcagccagtgctcttaactgctgagccatccctccagtccatGCTTATCATGTAATGAACTTGTCTTTATCTTTGTAATGAATTCTCCAATAGGATTGCACCAGCTGTAGATTAagacctgttttctttttttcttgcagCTGTGGAAAGGACTCAACAAAGAAAGCTTGAAGAATTGCTGTTAGGAGCAGCCCGGGAAGGGCGAACAGCCGAAGTATCAGCTCTGGTAACAAGAAGCACTTTTTTCACCTATGTTAGTGCCGTTTCCTTAAATGTTAAGTTCATAATTCAGTGACTGTGGGAGGAAACCTCTTACTGCCACACTAGAATAGAAGTGTCACATACACACTTGCCTGGCTGTACAAActgatggatctctgaatttctGACTTATCTCCTCTTCCCCAATCAAAAACCTGATGAGTAAGAATCCAGTTTCTTGTAGCAAATAGTTAaggtaaagaaaattttaaaaattattttcagattaagcccatttaaaataaaaaaaatacaggtcCTGTCAAGGAGAAGGTTTTTCTCATTTTGATGAACAATAaattctgaaagagcagtgtcCTTCTGGAAGAGTAAGATACCTAGAAGGGACAGTGTTGGATCACATGCTCAGAGCAAGCCCAGAGAGCTGACAGCTTTGCCGGCTCTTCTTGTTTTCCTAGGAGACCTACtttcctgtttccatttcctgatgGTCTCATTAAATATGAAACTCTAAATTTGTTCTGAATTCAATACTGAAGCATTGCCATTTACTTTAAAGTTATTCCAGCTCATTTGAAAACACTTTTTTGGTTTCTAAGTATAGTACTGCAACATTTAACATTTTTGTGCAATGAGACTATATAGAGCTTGCTAAAGTAGTGAGGTGGGAACGGCAAATTCAGCAGAACCTTGACATTTATGATTCTAGCATCTCTGGGTTTGACTCTCCTTGGGGACTGTTGTTGGGTACATGATTTATAGTTTTGCTGTCACAAGTGTGAAATGCAAGGCTGTCGACAGCAAGCATGTTagtgaaatttttttttctttttttggttttttgagacagtgtgtaCTCCTGGCGGTCCTGGATCTCAgatctgtagactagactggcctcaaactcagaaatccgcctACCTccgcctctgtgctgggattaaaagcatgcactacccCTAGAAAAACTTAATGTGAGGGGTAGGTGGATGACGCTGCTGTCACGTGTGGTGCCAGGACACAGACCTCAGATCTCATGGCTTCTGAGGACAAGCATGGCTGATTGAGGAGTAAGCCAAAGGGGCATAGTCTGATAGCCTGTGAGATCTGCTGTCCTGCAGGCTCTGTCTGAGCCTTTCTTTGTTATATAATCACATTGTGTTCCTTTGTTAGCTCAGCAGGCCCAATCCTCCTGATGTGAACTGTTCGGATCAGTTAGGAAACACCCCCCTGCACTGTGCAGCTTACCGGGCCCATAAGCAGTGTGCCTTAAAGCTCCTGAAAAGCGGCGCTGACCCCAACCTGAAGAACAAAAATGGTGAGCATGCTGATGACAGCCGTCCTTGGCCATTTGACTCTATAAAACGAAATCAGTAGTATGtagaattattttgtttgggATCCAGCCTTTGCTAAATTGGATggtctcattttaaaataaggacattcacaaatataaaagaatgacattttcttttcctttaatactTAGCTAGTAATGCACTCCCTACTTCAAATGAGACCAGAGCTTACGAAGATAATCAGGGAAATGATAGGTacagttgtttgttgttgttggtagtggttaCATTCCATCAGGTTACCTCCAATACTGAATTAGAGAATTCTGAACCACCGTTTTAGGAGAACCCGGGTTTAGATTATCATGAGCCTCTTGTCATGGCATTTTCATCCAGTGATTAATGTATAGTCTTGTTTTATGAGTGCTACCATTTAAGATCACCTGAGGCAATGTGTGTTGCTGATCCATTATCACATCTATCATGGCCAACAACGCCTTAGCCTGAGTGCAGTGTCTCTAACTCTTTAAGGCACATCATAATCTAGCACTTAAGAACACagctcagctgggtggtggtggcatacgcctttaatcccagtactcgggaggcagaggcaggcagatctctgtgagtttgagaccagcctggtctacagagcaagttccaggatagccttcaaagccacagagaaatcctgtctcgaaaaaaaaaaaaaaaaaaaaaaaaacacaaaaaaacacagcCTAGCATGCCAGCATGATTTTTTGGGGccattttatataagaaaaaaattacaagagaAACACACTAAAACATGACACTGAATAGGCTGCAATAGGGACACTTGACCATTGCCTGGACTGAAAGGAGAAGCCAAGTCTTACCTAGTTCTCCCTACTTCAGTTGTAGACAGGCTGTGAAAGCTGGTGTTGGGTGACTTAGATTTTTCACTATTTTGCAAATGTCTGTGACTGTCCAAAAAGTTGCCTCAAATAATTGGCTTTGGGGTTTATACATCCTTTTTTAGCAGTATGCAGATTTAAAGCTGCTAATGCCATAGCCTTCTTTTGAATGCTTTTTATGCATTTGTGCTTCTCTTCTGGCCATTCAGTGCTGACCTCAACACTGCCGTGCATGCACAGTTGCACATGGCATTGCAAGGTTCCTAGTAAAAGTACTGTTAGCACTAAACTGGAATTTCCTTCTAGGCAAATTAATTTGAAGAGAgatgacatttttattaaattttcccATTAGTGAACaaagctgttttattttgttttgagaacactttatttatttatttatttattttgaaatcgCTGGGTGTAAGTTCATGTAGGAAAGGTTAGTTATAAATGTGCTTTATTGAGTTCTTCTTGTGCCTGGCGCTTTAGACATGGAGTCTAGAGATGAAGCTCTGAGATTTCATCTAGTTGGCAGCAGCTCAGAATTTATCTTTGGCCTCAGGGTAAAAGTCTATGAAAGAAATCatattatcattcctccctctgctgGGAGGAAAGTTTCTCAAAAGTGCCCTGCATATAGGATGAGAATAATAAAATTGGCAGACCATTATCTTCCTAGAAAAACCAAACTGATGACTGGTTTCTCAGTGAACAATAAGAAGGGTTTTTCTCCTCACTGAAGAAGAGGATGACAGCAGCTACAGGTGAACATATCAGCAGTTCTTTAAATCTGCCTCAGGACAAAGTCAAGCCCATGGCCTTTTCCTGGATTAAAAGCAATGGCGTTCTCCTTTCATTCCCTTCCACTCCCCGGATTGTCTTGAAGCCATTCCCAAGAGAGCCAATCCATACTGCTCCAGAGATCCAATCCATACCACTTCAAAGATCCAATCCACACCTCTCCAGAGATCCAATCCATACCACTTCAAAGATCCAATCCACACCTCTCCAGAGATCCAATCCATACCTCTCCAGAGATCCAATCCACACCTCTCCAGAGATCCAATCCATACCGCTCCAGAGAGCCAATCCATACCGCTCCAGAGAGCCAATCCATACCGCTCCAGAGAGCCAGTCCATACCGCTCCAGAGAGCCAATCCATACCGCTCCAGAGAGCCAGTCCATACCGCTCCAGAGAGCCAATCCATACCGCTCCAGAGAGCCAAAACATACCGCTCCAGAGAGCCAGTCCATACCGCTCCAGAGAGCCAATCCATACCGCTCCAGAGAGCCAGTCCATACCGCTCCAGAGAGCCAATCCATACCGCTCCAGAGAGCCAATCCATACCGCTCCAGAGAGCCAATCTATACCGCTCCAGAGCCAATCCATACCGCTCCAGAGCCAATCTATACCGCTCCAGAGAGCCAATCCATACCGCTCCAGAGAGCCAATCCATACCGCTCCAGAGAGCCAGTCCATACCGCTCCAGAGAGCCAATCCATACCGCTCCAGAGAGCCAATCCATACCGCTCCAGAGAGCCAATCCATACCGCTCCAGAGAGCCAATCCATACCGCTCCAGAGAGCCAATCCATACCGCTCCAGAGAGCCAGTCCATACCGCTCCAGAGAGCCAATCCATACCGCTCCAGAGAGCCAGTCCATACCGCTCCAGAGAGCCAATCCATACCGCTCCAGAGAGCCAGTCCATACCGCTCCAGAGAGCCAATCCATACCGCTCCAGAGAGCCAAAACATACCGCTCCAGAGAGCCAGTCCATACCGCTCCAGAGAGCCAATCCATACCGCTCCAGAGAGCCAGTCCATACCGCTCCAGAGAGCCAATCCATACCGCTCCAGAGAGCCAATCCATACCGCTCCAGAGAGCCAATCTATACCGCTCCAGAGCCAATCCATACCGCTCCAGAGCCAATCTATACCGCTCCAGAGAGCCAATCCATACCGCTCCAGAGAGCCAATCCATACCGCTCCAGAGAGCCAGTCCATACCGCTCCAGAGAGCCAATCCATACCGCTCCAGAGAGCCAATCCATACCGCTCCAGAGAGCCAATCCATACCGCTCCTTTGATAAATAGTTCGgtatattaataaaaaaataataagcaacTATTTCATAGGCATGCAGTTCTCAGCATATTAAAGACTAATTATGCCCTTTAAAGTAGAATTGTATGGTGTATAGATTGTGTGGCATGTGAATTTCTATGTTGGTAGAGCTGTTAAAAACCTGAAACATGGCCGGGCTTTCCATCTGCGGAGCAGAACGATTCCTAGATTCCTTGCCGCGGTCCTCTTGGACGATCCCGTGGTCTGCAGCAGCCTCAGCCGCCTTCAGCTTCTGTGTGTGCCTCAGCAGCGTTTCCCAGTGTAGCCAGAGGATGGTGGTCGGCGTGTTCGTCGCCTTGTCCTTGGGCTTTGTGGTGAAGAAGCAGCAGGATATGGTTAGATTTCTGGAAGCCAACAAGATAGAGTTCGAGGAAGTGGACATCACCATGTCGGAAGAACAGAGTCAGTAGATGTACAAGAACATTCTCCCTGAGAAGAATCCTGTGCAGGGCAACCCTCTGCTACCTCAGATATTTAACGGCAACCGATACTGTGAAGAttatgacagttttttttttttttttttttttttttttttaatcaaaggagAGCAACACAGTCTTTTCATTCTTAGGCCTGAAGCCTCGGCCAGCATCCACGGCTGAAccttagaagaaagagaaggtgatGGAGTTACAATTTGAAGCATCCCTGGTACTCAACACATACCTGCTTACCTGATGCATTACTGTGACAAAGCCACATGCACAATCAGCCACTTTGCTTGACCTGGAAGAGGTACTTTTTGGCGGACACTGGAATAATGGGGACTGCATGATTGTTCTAAGCTAATCAGGGCTCTGGTGGTGGGTTCTCTTACTTGCTCACCTGAAAATACTCTCACATGCTATAATCTGCTTCGTTAATGATTAGAGGTAATTGTGCAGCACAATCAGGGAGAAAACACTGGCTCTGCCCTAAATCTTACTAGACACCAGTATTACACGAACCTGTTCCTCTTTACGCTGCCTGCATTGCACCCTTGAAACCCGTTTGCCAGGATCATTATGTCTTTgaatcagaaagaagaaaagcaatgcAGGTTGACAAAGGACACTGAAGGTTCTTATTGCAGAATCACCAATGTTACTACGCTGGTACTTTGTAATAACACCTGTTGGAGAAGTTAGATGCTCTCAACTCCTTTCTGTAATGGAAATCCTCACCGCTATAAATTCTCCAGGCTCCTATGGGTGCTTCCAGAACCACCATTACAATAATGCACTATCACAGCCACGTTACAGGACGGAAAGGATTGCTGCTGGAAAACCTCCTTCTTTATCTCTTGCAAGGGGGAAGTTTCACTGTATGCATAAGACTGATTGAGAGATACTAGGAAGAGTACTACTTCGATAGTTAATAGGAAGTTTGCTCTGTCCATATGCAAAGGCATTTTCAGCTCTGGTAGTttacttacacacatgcacatagattTTCAAATGCAGCTCCCCTGAGTAACAGCTGCTTGTTCTATTTTGTGATGGGATTATATTTTTGGAGAAAGGAAATGCTTGGATAGATATATTTTGCGAACCGTTTATGAAGTGTAGTAGAAGGCACCAGTGCTGCTGGGGCTGGGCTTAACATTAGAATACTTGCATAGCACACACAAGCCACAGCACTCAATTCCAGTACCACAGACACCAGCACTGCCTGCTAGTGGGATTTCCCGTGTTACTTACCATTGTCTCTTTATTCCCCTTGTTCATATTCAAACCAACTCACAGTCTCAGACTTCTCAGAATAACACAGGCATGCATTCTCACATGTATATTAGTACAAGTGAGATTTCCAAGCAGCATAGACAAGATAGGAGCTGTCTGGACAGTAGTCCCGAGTCATTCTTAAGCAAAATCCCTGCTCCCTTTGGGTGGACTCTGGTGAGCACTGAACAGTTCTCAAACAAGACTAGCCTTGAATGGGATAAACTTGGGGCTAAGTGAAATCTCCACCTATCAGCATGATATGACTTGGGACCTTTCACTCTGACTCTGAGAAGGAAATGTTTGAGAAATGGAAAGAGCAAACTAGTGGCCCCTCTGCCACCCACTCACAAGCTTTGATAAATGTTGACTATTCTgtggcatttttgttttgaatgctGAAGTTGAGAGCTCAGCCTGAGATTTGCAGTCCTATTTTAGCCAGAAAAAAGGATAGCTTTCTTCATGAATGGGCCAGATGGTTGATGTACACTTTTCTCTGCAGGGAAAGCTTGTCAAGTCATGGATATTATTGGCTAGTTAGTATTAAACAAGATCCAGGTCAAATTTCATTTGATAAATCCCAGGGACTTCCAAgcagttttttccttttccttctaatTGGATATTGTGCTTGAGTTTGTGAGTCTTCTAACAAGACACATTTCTACTTAAATAGATTGATTTAAAGAATTATCTCATGAAGTCAGCCTAGCTTACATTGGTTAGGTCTATTGCCAATGATTGCCAAGAACCAGTTTGCAAGTCTTAGCATGTTTCCGATTGTAGGAGCAACATCATATTTGTGAGACAGAGAAAGCTACCAAGATTTGtcatataacttttttttttggtggggggggggttgagacagggtttctctgtgtagctttggagcctatcctggcactcgatctggagagtCATATAACTTTTTGATTGGCCATACTATACCTACCATGACCATATTAAACACACTGAATAGATGGTGTGCTTAGAATTACTATCACAGTTGTGTATCATTTTCTTACCATGATTCTTTTGCAGGAACATGGGAGAGTCAGCAAAGAAAACATGAGATTAGTGATAGAAGCCCAGGATATGGAGTTGACCATAGTTCCTAGGCAGTGGTGTGTGTAGAGAATACTGGGTCTCTACTTAAATGCCTCCCAGTCTgacaaattatttttctccttctgaCTTTCTTTCACTCTTTCTGTTGGTTGTTGCTCCCGACACAGTCTTACTATATAGACCTGGAACCTattccttctgcctctcaagtgctaagattacatgtTTGGCTGAATATGTTCTTCTTGTTCCGTTTAATTGGCTGCCTCTAGATTTGGTCACCACCATCTTCAAAGCTAAGCCAAGAAGTGGAGGCATGGCTGTAATGCCAGGAGCTTTCAAGGCAGAGTGTTGACTTCCTTGTGGGACAATGGAATTTGTTCTGCTGAGAACTAAATGGTGCCATTTTAACCGTAGGTGAATGTGTAACACCATACTGTTAGATGTCTACAGACCAGAAGAACATTTAGTTCAGGAATTACTTCGACAAAACCTGGGTAATCCTGGGGGTTTAGTAAAAtctgagaggagaaaaagaagacacatGGCCCTTAGATgctaatatattttttttctgttttataaagtTAACccaacatttacatttttatattgtatgAATTTAACCatctaaatattttccttttgttattgAAAGGTACCAAAggctttttatgttttatttggtttgtttgattttattatgGCTTTTTTCTAGAAATACTTTGATATAGATTTGTCCCTGAATGCCTGGGTCTGCTTCAGTCTGTGTAATTATTTTGATTTCAGATTGTTTGCATTTGCCTCTCAAGGCATTGGGAAATCTCAGATGTTATATTCTTCACTGAAGGAGAATAaattccacaaaacaaaacaaaacaaaacaaatcctgaAACACCAAAATAGAATCAGTCAGTTAATATTGTAATTTTTCAGGATTGTGAAATTGCTAAAGTTTATACTTTTGaatatttgacaaaatttaacatTAGTCAAATGACATTACTCCTTGTCTTGAGACCCTCCAGAAGCTTTCcatcctgtctggaaaacacaGCTTATTCCTTATGGCTCTTAGATCTGGCTGTGTGAGCTGCTTCCTGAATGAATCTCTTGTCCTCTGTCTTGTTCCTCCCCTGGGGCCTTCACAGTAGCTATTCCCTGTGTGTGTCTAACCACCCCTGCCTCAGAGAGGTCATCCAGGGACAGTCTCTCACCTTCTACCTGAGTGGTAGTATTGTCTATCAAATTTGTCATTAATTATATTAGCATACTGTGGTATATTACCTGTTACatatcttttttatgaatttataaatCACCAGTGCCTTAAAATGGTGATTGGCACATAACAGATTTTCAtgagcagaaatagaaacaaatatgaCCAATACAtaccaggtatttttttttttcaaagaattgaACAGCCAGAAGGTAACAGGTTaatataaagctttaaaaaattgaTGATGAGACAATAAGTCTGTATTGTTTTACACTGGCAGGCTTGTGGTAATTTGTTATTCAGTCAGAAAACTGTCATTTATGGCCAGAAAAACTGTTTTGAGGAGAATCAAATTTTCTGACCTAAAAGGAGGCCTTAAAGAATTGAGAGGGTGACTTCTGAcaggtgatttatttttatttttgttggtggGGAGGAGTTTTTGAAAGCACAAAGAAGGATTGTATGGTACGgttataatgattttttttttttgtatagttgACATAACGacttttttcccatttattttacaCAGATCAGAAACCTCTTGACCTTGCCCATGGTGCTGAAATGAAGCATCTTCTTGTTGGCAATAAGGTGTGTATTGGTGAACTAAATTCAGTCAGTAAGTTTTagtgaagaaaataaaggaatgcCTAACCTCTGTAGATGCATCTTTAATGAAACGTGTTTCCAGCAGGTCATCTACAAAGCACTGAGACGATACGAAGGTCCTCTCTGGAAGGTAGGATGCATCAAGGATTCTTGATGCCTTTTTGGTGATTTCAGACATGCAGCATGTCCCTGACTGACACagtctgtgtcttagttagggtttactgttgttgtgaagagacgccgtgaccacggcaactctgataaaggaaacatttaattgagggactcacttacagttcagaggttcagtcaattataacagggaacatggcagcgttcaggcagaggtggtgctgaAGCTGAGACTGCTATATCTTGTAGGTAACAGGAAATCAGCTGAGCGTCACACTGTAGTATCCTAAGTGTAGGAAgcttcaaagcccacttccacagtgacacatttcctccaacaaggccatccctactccaacaaagccacagctcctaatagtgccactccccatgagaTTATGGGATTATGGTGGCTGATTacattcaaacctccacagtcTGGTTTATGAGTTTTTACTTTTAGTGTCATTAAAAGGATGTGCATTTGGTAGCAACAATACTCTGATTTGTAATTTTGATCTTCTCTTGGCCTGGTCGTGTGCTGTGACACACTTGTGctactgggtagtggtggtgagCTGCAGTTCCTAGTCAGCCAAGTGGCCATGAGGGCAGCAACCAATATTGCACAGTACTGTGTTGCTATCACGTTTTGCATAATGTGTTACATGTTTTTACCACCCCACAGTGGTGTGCATTGCCAGGCATGTGGAGGCTCAGAAAGTGGTCCACTCTGAGCTAGATCCTTTTAATTATAGTATTTTCAAGTCT
This DNA window, taken from Cricetulus griseus strain 17A/GY chromosome 2, alternate assembly CriGri-PICRH-1.0, whole genome shotgun sequence, encodes the following:
- the LOC113834537 gene encoding LOW QUALITY PROTEIN: SH3 domain-binding glutamic acid-rich-like protein 2 isoform X2 (The sequence of the model RefSeq protein was modified relative to this genomic sequence to represent the inferred CDS: deleted 1 base in 1 codon; substituted 2 bases at 2 genomic stop codons) translates to MAGLSICGAERFLDSLPRSSWTIPWSAAASAAFSFCVCLSSVSQCSQRMVVGVFVALSLGFVVKKQQDMVRFLEANKIEFEEVDITMSEEQSQXMYKNILPEKNPVQGNPLLPQIFNGNRYCEDYDSFFFFFFFFFXSKESNTVFSFLGLKPRPASTAEP